The DNA segment GGCGTTGGGGTCGCTCCGCGTGTTGTGGAGCAGCGGCTCGCGGGGGCCGAGGATCTCCACGTCGGCGTGCCGGCCCAGGCGCAGGTGCATCCCACGCCGCGCGATCACGTGGGGCACGCCGCGCGAGCTGAGGACGCGGAGCGCGCGGTCGTAGGCTGCGACGGGGTGCTCGGCGAACCCGGGGTCCCAGAGGGCTCCGATCCGTGCGGTGCGCGCGAGGCTGTCGAGCTGCCCCAGGTGGTCGGCGTGGGCGTGCGTGACGAGCACGGCGCCGACGGCGCCACCGAGCCGCGCGAGCTGCTCGTCGATGCGAGGGGCCGCCTCGCGTGGGCCGAGATCGATGAGGAGAGACGCGCCGTCGTCGGTCGTGACGAGCGCGCCGTCGCCCTGACCAACGTCGAGGAACGTGATGCGCACGTGGCCACCCGGCTCGAGCGCGCCCTCGCCAGGGGGGGCGGGGGGGGCCGAAGGGACCGACGCCGTCGGCGCGGTCACCACGGGCACGGGGACCCCCGGAGCCGCGGGCTCCGGGCGTCCGCACGCCGCCAGCGCCGCGACGACGAGCAGCGCGAGCGCCGCAGGCCGCGGGCCGCCGCTCACGCTCAGAAGCGGGCCTGGATCGCCGTGCCGATGCCGAGGCGGTCGGGGCTCTGGAACACGCGGAGAGAGGCAGTGCCCTCGCTCGGATCACGCACGATCAGGGTGCCGTTGTTGTCGCGCACGTACTGCGCCCAGAGAATGAC comes from the Myxococcales bacterium genome and includes:
- a CDS encoding MBL fold metallo-hydrolase, with the protein product MSGGPRPAALALLVVAALAACGRPEPAAPGVPVPVVTAPTASVPSAPPAPPGEGALEPGGHVRITFLDVGQGDGALVTTDDGASLLIDLGPREAAPRIDEQLARLGGAVGAVLVTHAHADHLGQLDSLARTARIGALWDPGFAEHPVAAYDRALRVLSSRGVPHVIARRGMHLRLGRHADVEILGPREPLLHNTRSDPNANSVVVRLSHASAGGDAGTRHVLFTGDAEHPTETRLLEAPEALAADVLKVAHHGSKHASSAAFLRAVHPSVAVVSCGRANDYGHPHAATLGRLALAGTELHRTDLEGDITVDSEGGRLSTLPSRPATREALATPGRSARATALDAP